In Micromonospora sp. WMMA1363, a genomic segment contains:
- a CDS encoding DUF3099 domain-containing protein: protein MKRQAYQPILITDAARSQDDQLNSRQKRYVLMMGIRVACVIVGAVLVGVQAPLLWLWLPMVALGMILIPWLAVLLANDRPPKDEHRKTGRFRSRRRDETPPMSLTAEERPAKVIDVDP from the coding sequence GTGAAGCGTCAGGCGTACCAGCCGATCCTGATCACAGACGCCGCACGCAGCCAGGATGACCAGCTCAACAGCCGGCAGAAGCGGTACGTGTTGATGATGGGCATCCGGGTCGCCTGCGTGATCGTCGGCGCGGTGCTGGTGGGCGTGCAGGCCCCGCTGCTCTGGCTCTGGCTGCCCATGGTCGCCCTGGGCATGATCCTCATACCCTGGCTCGCCGTGTTGCTCGCCAACGACCGCCCGCCCAAGGACGAGCACCGCAAGACCGGTCGGTTCCGGTCCCGGCGGCGGGACGAGACGCCGCCGATGAGTCTCACCGCCGAGGAGCGCCCCGCCAAGGTTATCGACGTCGATCCCTGA